Below is a genomic region from Micropterus dolomieu isolate WLL.071019.BEF.003 ecotype Adirondacks linkage group LG16, ASM2129224v1, whole genome shotgun sequence.
tcaatgttagaatacagccgGGTTTGTTAAGGTTGGCacgctgtacatagctgctagTCAATATCAATTGCACGCCCAGGGTTTGGCTGGTGTGCAGGTCTACCTTCAGTGGTAATCTACAAATCTGTGGGGGTTAGTGTAGGTGTGACTGTGTTACCCTCCAGTGTATAGATGTCCCTGCCCCAGGGGTATTTGGGATACTTCTTCACATCCTCGTCTGTCCTGGTGGCCTCCGGGAAGAACTCATACTTGATTAACTCTCTGTGAGAGACGGAGACACGCAGGCATCAGTTTGTGACAGGTCACGGTCAAACTAAGATCTGGTCTCATACTTGCTCACTGACAATGTGAAAGGCTATGCATTTCATCAGACTGGAGTGGTCACTTTGTGGTTTGGATGCTGTTAACGCTGTCATTACTAATCAGCTGATCACAGTTTACTCACACAGGCTTCGTCTTTCTCTGGAGCTACAGCCAACATTTATTGTGCATTTCTTTCACAGGCACACAAAAAGTGTGATTAATCTTCAGACTTTTATTTATATCTACAAATAAAACCAGCCATTGTGCCAGCTGTAAACCAATCACTTTCACATTTGATTTCTTGTGTAACAAAAGCACATATAGTctgtggccactttattaggtacatgtGTAAACCATATGATTACTCTGAGGTCATAGTTAAGGTGCTGTGGAGCAGGACTGCTTTATATTGAGGTGTTCCTATGTTTTTGTCCGTGCATTACACTGTACAAGCGTACCTAATTAAGTGGATACTGTGTGTACTTACACAAAAGTTCCCAATTCTCTACCACAGAACTTTAATGAGCTTGAATAAGACAAAGCATGTATTAAAAACCTACAGATGCAAAATTCATTCAACTTTTTTGAGCTGCACCTGTAATTTTTGACTTCCATCAAACTTTGCCATCGGgttttaaatccaaaataaatTCATGAAAAAAAGCTAAAGTTCTTTTCAAGATGCACCTGTATGTCCGGGAGGTTCACTTCTACACCATGCACCGCTATAACGATAACATGATGTAAATTCAGTATTCCGGATCCTGAGACTGCCTCTTTGCATCTGCACAGCAAGTGTGAACACACTGACAAGAGTGACCCAATTTGCAATTGTGTAACCATGACAGCTGCCGTCAACATAGTAAAAACAAATTACCAATCAATATTTCTGTTCAAAGCAGTTTCCTAGAAAAGCAGCCCAGAAGTTGTAGCTTTGAAAATCATTCCACTGTTTGGACAACCTCATTATGGTGGACTGCTCTGTTGCAGTTATCACAGATACTACTCACTGGCTGATGTTGGCTATGGTGTCCATCCAGCTGCGAATGCGAACCTTGTTGCGTATGTTTGGAGGGTTGCTGAACTCATGTACTATAGCGATATGATAGGGATAGGGCCCCTGGAAGAGCTGACGCTCCAGTGCTACAGAGTCAAtctgaaaaggagagagaagtcTGTTTCCTGTGCCAGTAAAAGTCTCATTGAATTTAACAGAAGTAGAGAGACGGAGCGTTCCGGTGAGAGCAAAGAGAACGAGGGGAGAGGcggagagatgaagagagacaaTCAGGTATTGGGAGAACAAATAATGGAAAGCATGGGAAATGCTTATCTACCTTCACTACATATGTAGGAGGTGTTTGCTTATTTTGCTGCAAAAAACTGATTTACCAACTAAAAGCAGCTCTAAATGTCTAACTGGTTGAAAGCTAGGTTGTTGGTGTCTGTCACTCAGGACTTCCACAGACTTCTAAATAAAAGTCTTAACAAATGATCTTCACTGGAAGACCATTAAAACCATACCCATCTCTACGAGCAAAGTGTTGTGTGACGTTCGATCTtaaccacacataaaacatgcttttttttttcttgacagtGGTGTAGAAAGTTAAACTAAAACATTCCTGATCGCTGTAACAGCAACTCATACATTTTAATGTCTGTTCTACAGATGCTGACAGTAGTAATTTGTAACAAACTACattctgaaaataaattttgCGAGGCAAATAAAAGCATGTTTGAATTTAAACTGAATTCATTCTAGTTTACTTCTGCATTGTAGCACACAACCTTCATGCTCTAAAAAAAGGATGACAGAAAAAGTAATAATTGACCTTGTTTGCAGTTGGAGGGGTCCTATCAACAGTTTTACAGTCATCTCTTTTGTAATGGTAGTCTATGGGGAATATGCTTTTGGAGCGTTTCTCATTTCAATACCACACGTGGCCACTGAGACAAAATGGCAGCACCGTGGTATCCAGCTCTCTAAATACATCCATGGTTAGGATTCGGTTACTAAGGAAACTGAGATAACATCACAGATTACCAACCTGGTGCATAGGCCGCATGTAGATGATGCGGTTCCTCTCAGGGGGCATTTTCAGTATCTGATCCAGGACCTGTTCCATGTCCAGCTTCTTACACTGAGCATAATCAAACCTATTGACTATGGGGGCACTTTCTACTCGCAGCTGCTTCAAGACCCGACATCTGGTGGCTACAGAGAGGGAGGACACAGAGACTATAAGTCTATACCGCTTTCATACAAAACCCTGTACTGAAGCGTGGTAATGAACACTCATTCTCCCCATGTTTCATGGGTTACTGGACCTGAatatacagtggatagaaaaagtctacacacccctgttaaaatggcaggttcttatgatgtaaaataatgacaaagataaatcatgtcagaactttttccacctttaatgtgacctatattgtgaacaattcaattgaaaatcTAAGTGAAATCTTCAAGGgggaaaaatggaaaataaaaaccttacaataacctggtcgcataagtgtgcacaacctcttataactggggatgtggctgtgttcagaattaaccaatcacattcaaactcaggttaactagaagtcattacactCCNNNNNNNNNNNNNNNNNNNNNNNNNNNNNNNNNNNNNNNNNNNNNNNNNNNNNNNNNNNNNNNNNNNNNNNNNNNNNNNNNNNNNNNNNNNNNNNNNNNNCGTCAACCTAAACGAACTGAAACAAAAGCAGAGCTGTGAGTAGTCGTAGTTGGCAATGCACAGGAGGACGCCAGGCCCAGCTCCCATCACCGTGCTCGAAAGAAGTAACACCACGGGAGATGAATCAAACTCAACCTGATCGTGACAGGCTAGCGTTAGAAAGTGCCCAATGCATTTTCCAAGCAGCCCTTCTGTGAACGCAACTCAAACTCACTCACTCGAAAGGCCTGCATCCTTTCTTCGGCAACTGCGGGCAAGCACTCAGTATATGTTGCAGACTGTAAGTAGCTGGTGTGGTTGGAAGTCTTAGTATTTATACACCTTGGCACAACAACAAATTATTGTTTTCAGCACTACCTGTGACATGACTGGTTTTACCTTATTAATGCATTCCATGAAAACATCAACCATCCTTTATATTTTGCACGTTCCTTGTACAGCACACAACCAAACCTTCATATACACAGCTTACCAGCTGCAGTAGCAGCACACCTCTTTATTGCCAGCCTAGTTTTAAACAAGCCACAGCAACTGCACATCAGGCCTCATAAATACAGTAAGCCAAGTAATTTCTGCCTCGCTGCGAACTTTTCAGATTTCTTGACTTTCAGGACGCCATGAGTAGAGAAGAATGGGTTGTTACGACAGAGAGCAGTAATGCCTTTTAGTCTTTCTGACATGTTTGTCTTGGGCTAATTCCTCTCCACACCACGACAGCCACGAACTACGAAGTCAAACGGCTCTGTCACACCTCTTTTCTCTAGCCCAGTCTAtctcttcactcttcacaggaAAAGGCCAAAGGGTTTTCCTTGGTTCCCGTAGTGTGAAATGCAAACTGTCATTAACCGGGAGAGGGCAAGCGGAGGGGCTTACAGGGGAGCCATCAAAATAGATGATGAGAGGGGGGAACAGAGAAAGCCTCTCCCTTCATTGTGTCTCAATAACTTTAAAAAGGAAACTAATCCATTCTGTTCTTAATTGCATGCCACGTCCCCTGATGTGTCTTCTACCCATCTCTGCACAATGTGGAGGAGGAAATATTTAAACAGACTTCCCAAGATTCCCATTTCAAACGCTGTAATGAGTTTTTTAAGAACATAATGgtctatattatattatacatttttagcaggaggaggtgaggaagagaaaaaagaagctTGCCCTGTTAAAATGGGGTTGTCTTTTCATGGTTGGGGGCTGAAATGTAAAAGTGTGTGATgttgggtgggtgtgtgtgtgtgtgtgtgtgtgtgtgtgtgtgtgtgtgtgtgtgtgtgtgtgtgtgtgaacgtcaACGCCAACAACACGTATGAGAGGGTCGATGAGAAGTGAGGGGCACAACGGGAGACATTGCTCTGAGGATTAAGGTCTAATTTCTCCTGTTCTTTCATTGAGACTCTGCAATCCAACAGATTGATTGGGACTTTTAATTACACAGCAGTAATTATGGCCCAGATCTAGcatttgaaaagaaagaatTGAAGTTCATTTTGCTTGGCTAATTATCAAAGCTTgtcctagtgtgtgtgtgtgtgtgtgtgtgtgtgtgtgtgtgcccagcCAAAGCCCCCGATGCCAACGGCGACGCAGGACCCTGAATCACAGATACTCAGTAATTAAGGCAAAAGGTTACTCCCGAAATAAAAGATGAGCGAGCTTATCGAGTAAAAAAAGCTAGGGAAAAAACACTTCTGATAGGGAAAATCGGATCCTGTCTTTCATTCCTCTAATTCTAATTCTACTGGATCTAGCGCCACTTTTCTGTCACTATCAGCACTTGCAAATTACAGCATTTCGCATTCATCAGCCTTCCTCGCAAAAGGCTGCAGAACAGTACCTCGCCTGGGTAATTGGgttgatccccccccccccgccttcAATAAGTCCAGTCGGTCTTGCCTCCCTCCCTCAGCCTCGTCCACTCAAATCTACACTTGCTGACATGCAGCACAGTAGCACTATGCTTCtaatttttacattacattgcattaGCTTCACCAGGTTTAAGGGGAAACCAATACAGGAATCATTTTATGGCGTAAAGCAGGAGCTGCGATTTGGGCTCAGGAGTCAATCTGGCGcctggtgatgatggtggtggagtTAGCGGGTTGGCAGGCCTGATTAGACCGTCTTAGGCTGGGGAGTCATATATGTGCTATTTCGCTGATAGGCTGCGAATCTGGATTTCCTGCTCCAGTGCGCTCATGGAGCTAAACCCATCCAACCGAGGAGGCTAGGCAAAGTGGGGAAGGTGATTTCCTCCATctcctgcccacacacacacacacacacacacacacacacactgcagcactcaGAAGAGTCACACACATGAACATCATCGCCTCTGCACAACCTCATGAAATCTATTTGaaaatgtctgtgtatgtgtgtgacaaaGAGCGAAATGTATTCATTGAAGGATTCTGGGGGTAAAAAAGATCAAATTTACTGGACTGCAGTGCAGGCCTcgccaaaaaaaaagaaaattcatgTATTTTTTGGGATGCTTCAAAGTTGCTGTCCCATCGTGAGCTTGTGGTCGTCCAACTGCCACCATTTCAAAAGTGGCTCTGTCTGTCTTGCTCCtttcactgtgtgttttctctgtcttctttcagtccgtctgtctgtcatcTGAGCCTGCCCACCTGGATCCAAGACGCTGCAGCAGCCCTTCGGACCATTTAGCGGGGACACAATTACGCAATTGTGCGAGCAGACAAATGCCGTGTAGGACAGTTGGGGATGGTGGAGGTGGGGTAATGCAATCTCCCTGTATCCTCCTGCTCTCCCCCCCTTCACCTGGCCTCCCCACAGTCCTCACTCTCAACACCCCTCCCTCCCCACCTTCGCTTCCAccccttttctccctctctgtcatcCCAGGCTTGTCCATCTCGGCCCGGGGAACAGTGGGGAAGCTGTGTGTGTCGGCTCTTCCCAACAATTACCTTCAATTACGGCTCACTGCAGTGTGGCCTAGTGAAAGGCTTAGCCATtagcagtctctctctctctttcactgtctctctctctttctctctctctctctctctctctctctctccctctctctattcGCTCAATTCTGGAGTCTGGCCAGGCTCCATGTGACAACGACCCAAATAGCCCCCTGCTCACTTTACACGCCCCACAGCTCACTTTACGTGAGCCAGCCACGACCAGAAAACCTCACCGGCACTGTGTTAATTCACATCTTTCACTCATTCTGTtccctctcttttatttttttttttgcttcccaATCTTCCTTCACCTggtctcttcttcttttcctcctcaccCCTCCTTCTTCCCCCTCCTGCCTCCTCTTCACAGTCTCCCTTTCTTAGAGTTCTCCTCCGCCGGGACCTGATCCTGTTTGCAGTAGCTGGAGAGTTCAGGGGCAACAGGGACAATAGATACCCTGGGATGGGAAGGTCCCTTGTGGTTCAGAATACAGTGCAGcagataaatacaaaacaagttTAAAGCTGGAGTTATTTTTTAAGCATTTCAAGGTTTTTGTGGAGATTTGACTTCtcattttcttccattttgATGTAGGTTTGTCTTAGTTTGACCTTCTTTTTGTGGTTTTTGGTGTGTGAAGGTACCCAATCCATCTGGCTACTGTATCCAGTCAGCTCACCCTTATCTGATCACCTCAGCGGGACGGGTGCGAACACACAGCGCCTTATCTCCGGGTGTTGTATTTCTATTCCAGAGATAATTAGCATAGCATTTGTCCTAAACCCgccatgctacacacacagcttAGGGGGGAAAGGTACGTCTTATTTAGTATCTAGCGCAAACGCTGAGAACAATACGGTGTGTGTAAGCCCAGTCTTAGCCTGCTGCAGCATCCCCGTCCCTGCAGCAGCTCTGGGCCTGTGGACAAGGAGGTCCGGCTCAGAACAGGACAGCTGTGTCTGGGATCACACTTCTCTGTTACAGAGGGGGATGACCACGGCCCAGAAGCAGCCCAAAAAACATCCCAGcatccctcccttcctccctgcTTGCGTGCCCAGGAAACCCCTCCAGGGCTCCCCCGGCCATATCCAAACCTGGGCATCGCCGCTGCCGTTTGTGCCTCTCGCTTTCAAGGCCGGCCAAgagcctctcctcctcctctctgctcgtTCTCAGCCGAGAGCCTCCCCCTGCCACCTGGCACAGCGGCTCGGCTCGCTGCTCcgagtggtgtgtgtgtacagtgtgtgtgtgtgtgtgtgtgtgtgtgtatgtgtgtgtgttcgcatTCGAGAGTGTACCTTTGGCTCTGTGTTACGGTATATGCCTGCTCTTTTGTTTGAGTATTGTTCGAGTAGGTGTGTGTAAGTATAAAAGCAGTGTACATGTTCATGactatgtgtgcgtgtgcgcttAATACCCCCATCCTCTCCGGCACCAGGGGCCCTTTCTAAAACGCGTCAGTGATTTTGGCTCCGCAGCCCGCGACAACACGGTTGGTTTTCAGCACACCACCGGCAAGGCTTACCTCTCAGCCAGGGACGGCCAAGCAGACACTTTCCCTGGACAATCCCCCAGCCTTACCCGACCCAaccccctcacacacacgcacacccttACAGCATCCTCTTCCAAGCCTGCAGAAACATGGTAAAGGAATACTCTGACTGATCCAAGGGAGTGGTTGATTCCAATTTCTACTCAAGTAGATACCTTTATGATGATGAcgtgtgcgtgtttgtgcaAGTGTGTCAGTGTGATGTATTATAATGAGATATTTTCTCACTGTTTAAGACAGAAATGTGGCTGTTGGCTGTTATGCTTGGGATCTTTGGCAAAATAAAAGTTGGAGGGTGTGGAGAGTGGAGgttttgaatttatttaattttaatttgagTCAAATTTTGCAACCACCCCAATATGACAGCTGCAAATATACCGTCGATCACTTGAGAGTGCAATTTCAAATATTACTCTGTGCCGCCTGTCTTCTCCTTTCAACTCGGTGCCATTAATTGTGCTGCTCTGCCAGCCCTGTCAGTGTGCTGATTTACTGCTGTTTTGCCTAATACACTGTAATGACTCTGTTTATAAAGAATCGGAGAAGCCACCCACATATACAATGCTCATTTTCACCCTCCAAGCAAGTGAGCAATCACGGCAGAGTCGATTAATGGCAACAAAACTGTCGCCTGTCTGTTCAAaagacacacagactcacataTTTTCGCGCCGATCAGTTGATCTGCCGCCAGAGACAAGAAAGCAGTAACTATGTCTAGACACGGCCCATAAATCAGGCATTTTCACATTAATAAAACCAATGACAAAACTGCCTATTAATCATAGCGCTGTGTGTATACATTTTATGAACGGCAGAGAGAATAAACAAACAGTTTTTTCTCTACTCAGCGCCACTCACATCGAATAAGAATCCCATTTGGGATGTTATGAAACTGTCTCATTGACCTGCGGGGAAGATAATGCGTCCTTCAGTGAAAGCGCTGCTGATTCTGACTGTGTCATTGACATAACACGaatcatatactgtatgcaaTTCCCCCCTGAGGTCGTGCACATGCACGCACGTGCACAAGCacaagcgcgcacacacacacacacacacacacaccgttgtTTGCCAATTTAACAGAAAACATTACACGTTCCTTTTGGAAAGGTTTCTTCAAGctgttgtttatctgtgtgGAAATATCCTCTTAAGTATTACAAAACACTCCCAGCAGCTGccaataaatacagaaactcATCCTAAAAATTTGATGTGAtggtggtttgttttttttacgtGTGTTGGCTCTTTGGTCCCGTTCCAAGCTCTGTCTGACACTATGATTTTTGTGGTTTGTGATAAGCAGCAAGTCAGGAAAGTTGAGATGGGAATCTTCTCTCTGTTCTTatttgtgctgttgtttcagcCATGTCAGATAGTGTAAACACACTGCAACAACTGTGATACAACTCAGGGGTTATCAGATCTGTAATTGTCTGTGTCTCTTTTGAGAAAGCGCACCGCTGATTCTTCGGGTAATATCTACAAACATAATCCGCAGTCGACTTGATGTGCTTAAACCGGCTCCTCTCAGAGTGGGAGCGCCTACACGAGTGTGCACccccagaaaaaaaataagGCACAAAAGAATACACTCCATagaaacagtttatttctggatgtgtgtgtgtttgtgtacaacAGAAAGCGATGTGTGTTCCGCATGCATCACGCAGCCCTGATAAGATTTGAGCTGTTTTTCTAATTAGAAGTTGCTGGAATTGTGATCATTATTTTCCCCTCAATTAAATGATACAGCCTCCTGCAAAAGGAGCTTCTAATCAGTTTGTAATTAATGCCGTGGAATTTCTCTCACTGCCTGCTGTTTCCAGTTCCCAGAAATAAAGGCGTTGCTTTTATATGCTCTTTACTGAGGTTTTTAGCAGAATGGagaatttattttacaatttctaCTACAGAAGCAAACAGTGACACTTGAGAAGCCTAGCATTGTCATTAGCTATTTGAAATATTACATTTGTAGTTGAGTACAGTAATACGcctaatgaaataataaatctaATACCGTATTACCAAATTAAGgtgaatacagtaaataaaggCTCTCTAAAGCACTAGCTCTAGAGCACTCCACAGTCGTCCACAGTCGTAGTAATTTGTTACTTTAATGGTAAAATGTATCACAGACCTGTGAAAATACGTACAATCACATTACCTGTGTGTCAAATATTCTTAAGAATTCTGAATTCATAATTACTGCATTCTGACCAAAAAATAATTACTTTGCCCAGTGATCTAGCTTTACACCATATTTCATAGAAATATGTCTGTCCAGCACTTTgctccagactgaaatatgtcaGTAACTACCGGGCAGATTGctatgacattttgtacagacatgcatggtgcccagaggataaatcctacTAATTTTGATGATCCGTGGACTTTTCCTCCAGCGCCACCACGAGATTgacatttttagttttaagtGAAATGTGTCGCAGATTGCCTTGAACGCACGTCATGTCTCCCTCCGGATAACTTGTAATTATTTGGCTGATCTCTTAACTTTTCATCTCTGGCCACAATCagctcaaaatgtcaaatttgtcTAATATTTTGGTTTAGGAACAAATTCTTGTACTTGCAGAAATGGTTTTCCCATAGGTGtcaactgtgctttatgctAATTCGCAAATGTTAGCATTTGTTGCATATATCATATTACTTCAAAAGAACATTTTGGAACATCACCCTTAGTTGAAAAGTAAGATATGCAAAGTAAGTTACCACTTCTAGATGATGCCAGTTTTCCTCTTAATAAAGACTTGTATCTGAATTCTACATGCAAGGCTACAATACCTCTTAGGGCATGTGTAAGCTTGTATGGCTtagatgttcatttattttctctctgacTAAATGACTGACTGAACAGTAGGCAGTCAGTCTGTGGATAAGAATCTGGATGAGCTCAGGTGATTACACTCTTTAGGCCAATGCTAATTGCAAGGTCTCTGCTCTAAGTACTGTAAAAGTATTAATTAAAGCAGACCATTAATCAAGGCCTTTGGCAGCCGAACCGAGAGTAagacagtgaggaggaggattgaggaaaagaaaaagaaagactttCTCAGAACAGGTAAAGACTCCGcttttctctctcacttcctctgtgtgtatgtgggtggaGGTAGGCATGTGAGATCAGAAACGGTTCCATTGACTTGCAGAGGCAAGAGATGATGGGTGAAAGGGTCACGAAGGTCATTTCCGATCATGTCAGTAGGACTCATTTGTTGAATTTATGAAAACCTAGCAAAACTTGTTTGAAAATGATTAAAGGAATGTCTAATCAAAAAATAAGTAAACATTAGGATAGCAAATCTGACCATACGTTTGATACCAATTTGAGGCACTTGGCAGTTTACAATACTCGATACACATTTTGGTCAGTTCCAAAaaaccattgaggtttgatacCAGCCTTAGAGGTCTTTCATATATTACTCTTCTTTTAATAGTGATGCACTTCAAGCACCTTAGCTGCCAGCAAAAATAGTTCTCTTTCTTGTGAGAATACCTACCACTTGCTGTAACCAGCAACAGGAGCTGGATGGGGACAATATACGGGTTAAGTTAATGGTCATCTGTTGATTCATTTTCCACAGTGCCAAAGTTGATACACTTACCCCTCATGAATAACTCTCTCTCAACTAATATTTGTTCTTCAGGAATAAGTACAGTGCTACAACCTTTGTGAAACTGCTATAATTTGGCCAAACAGAGTCGTGTTTGGACatgtaaaatattcatattCCCAGCAGTATTCACATGTCCCTCCAGacttaaaagttaaaattatacacTGCTTCTTATTAAAAGCTCAGATTATTGCCCTGAGCCTTAATTTATACATATGCATGGATTTAAGCTCTAAATATGCAGACGGACGGTGCAGGAAAGAGCAGGAGTGAAATCCTATTATACCCTACCTGTTAGATGTAGAGTAGTAAGCCCTCTGACTCCCAGCAGAATGGGACTAGAGAGACAAAAGGCATCAGTGCTAAACGACTGAGGTGATTTTAATCACATGCTcttagagaaagaaagagtgaagAAAAAATAACATCTGAAAACCAATTCACCGAACAAAGGCCTGAGTGTTCCCTTGTGGTGGGATCGAAGAGGAAGAGTGAAAGAATGAAAGCGGAGAAACAGGGTTTTATCATGGTTTTGAGTCAGTGAACTAAAGGTTGGGGTTcagagaggagatgaggaggggaggggggagaaTTAGAAACCCCCTTCTAGTCAGCCAGGATATTTAATTTCTATCTCTTTCTCCCCATCTCTACCATAAAACCAGATGAACATCATTTTCATGTCTGTTCCCACTCTCTTCTTTCCCAGACCTGTCATTTACAAAATGGCTGTTGAGGGTTGGAGGATGATGCTCAATTTGTAGAGCGTCTAAAACGTAAAAGAGGCTGTGAGAGACAGGGGGTCGGGGTCGGCGCTCGGGTTTCCCTAATGGCTGCACAGGGATCAGACCCCGTTCTGATTGGCCtgttaaaatgattttctgGGCTCAAGGCCCAGCCAGGTCCCCGTCAAGTCTTTGTCCCGTGACAGATGGACAAAACGTGTAAAGAAGAGGAAGCGCTGTCCAGATAGGAAAGCTAATGAAAGGGGAAATGGACACGTTGGAGGCTGATGTGCTTTGGCGATCAGACAGTAGGAGGGTTGTGCTGTCCATGCTGAACACGGAGAGGAATATTCACAGTcagcaaaaaagaaagattGATTCTTGGTCAGGAGACGAAACTGCATAAGCTTAGGATCTTGAGAAAGCAAAAGAAAGTGGAAAGCAGGGCAGAAATGTAATGCAATTGCACATTAGGGCTGAAACAGTTAGACTTTTGCAACATATTTAATAACAGGtcatttatgaaataaaaaaaagttattatctTATCTAAATTTTTTACTTATTAATTGAGTTCCTCTGGGCCACGCAGGATATTATTAAATAGTTTTTGATACTATTGCCGATACCTGACTTTTAGGAATTATAAcaactgtactgtacattttggTTGTCCTGTTGGTTAGTAGGTTAGATGCATTGTGTACCATATAATCGCAATGTACCTGGTTCAGTTTCCGCTGAGGACCTGAGTTGTGCAAAAATTGCAATAATGAAAAATGTAGTCTAAACACAAATCGTTATACAAGAACTTTTCCTATGTAAATTCTAAAAGTGGCAAAATAAGGATCCTAGTGAGTTTTGAGACAATTTTGAGTTTCGCTACCAAGCCcgaaatttatttattttttaaactgttgtTCATAGATAAGAAGCAGTCAGAAGACAACATCTTGGGATTTGGGAACTGGCAAAGGGCAAAGCTATAATACCAGCCAGACAAGCAAGCAACCGTGCCGGTGCCTCAGACTTTCAGATTTCACATTTTAGCTTTAACACAGCctacatatttattatttaacaagTATCCAAATCCAAAGCCCTGTATCAGAATTTGCATATTCCTAAATAAATTGATGTTTCACCATGTTACTACGAACAAGGAGTCAATAGGGGCCCACAATATGTTTTGCCCTAGGGCCCCCTAGTGGGTTGACCAGGCCGTGGTAATGGCCGTTTGTCATTT
It encodes:
- the LOC123984607 gene encoding F-box only protein 38-like, whose product is MEQVLDQILKMPPERNRIIYMRPMHQIDSVALERQLFQGPYPYHIAIVHEFSNPPNIRNKVRIRSWMDTIANISQELIKYEFFPEATRTDEDVKKYPKYPWGRDIYTLEGVVDGAPYSMITDFPWLRTLRAADPNSYARYDFEDDESTTIYAPRRKGQLSADICMETIGEEISERRQSKRGVFQRVVVLFLHHCDTPGEPVDDDYI